One Brassica napus cultivar Da-Ae chromosome A1, Da-Ae, whole genome shotgun sequence genomic region harbors:
- the LOC106427910 gene encoding josephin-like protein, with the protein MSRRACKRVSFCPNPEATDEPIFSKHHDRRKVVMIGFLSCGLRSSPAARKLMRRIGDSFARTLRFMSFGRNKTDKTSSSLLLSSSSASSSSSIYMKRSKSLAESESHRAEAIEDCIQFLNSSFSLTRSNSVPTWSS; encoded by the coding sequence ATGTCAAGAAGAGCATGCAAACGAGTAAGTTTCTGCCCGAACCCAGAAGCCACAGACGAGCCCATATTCTCAAAACATCACGACCGGAGAAAGGTGGTTATGATCGGATTTCTCAGTTGTGGTCTGAGGAGTTCCCCTGCCGCGAGGAAACTGATGCGACGTATTGGGGATAGCTTCGCCAGAACGCTGCGTTTTATGTCCTTCGGGAGGAATAAGACTGACAAAACGTCGTCGTCGTTATTGTTGTCTTCGTcgtctgcttcttcttcatcgtctATTTATATGAAAAGGTCGAAGTCTCTGGCTGAGTCGGAGTCTCACAGAGCAGAAGCTATTGAAGACTGCATTCAGTTCTTGAACTCTTCTTTTTCTCTGACCAGATCAAACTCTGTCCCAACGTGGTCTTCTTGA